The segment TCGACCTTTGCTCCCCCTGAGCTCCATTTTGCATGAATTAAATCCTCTTCCTTCCCGCGCCGTCTCGAGCCGCCACATAATTTCATTTGCATAAAGAAAGCGGAGCCAATTATAAAGcgcacatttacattttatatgaAAAACAGTTGTAGGGCAAATAGGAGGCTGATTAAAATGCACGGATCGATACTCGCTGGCGCGCGCTCAGGCCGGACGCGcgctcacacacatacaaacacacactgaatgcagaactatgaaaataaattatagaataaaatattttattttcatcaaagaaaaaaaccctgcagcaacatttacagcattttatttaatttattccaAAGAAAAAACCTCATTAAGTAAATATTCAGAAACATTTCCCCTCGTGTGAAGTTTGATTGTTGCAGGTGAAAATAGTTTATagagtttattttatttgtctgctgctgctgctgctgctgcggtggCGCGTTATTGGCTCATCTGCACACGAGGCGAATCCAGTGAATTAAACGAGTGCATTTGCATTAATCCAGATATGATCGATAATAACATTATTCACGCTGCGAAGTCAAGTTCCACATCGCGGCGTACACGATCATTACTGCAACTAAAGCTGCAAATAATAGAGGAAAATAATGTGATTATCATTCAGTCACTGCTCCCAgtctgcagcagcacacacacacacacacacacacacacacacacacacacacagggacactcACGGCTCTGCTCGCTTTGCCCatcacattatattttattttatttatttatttattttaaaggaaagtgttttattattttagtctGATAAAACATCTCataactgtaaaataataatctgccaTCTGCGGAATTATTCACTCATTATAATATTACATGATGTttaatgttcatttattttactcTGACAAAAAGTGAGCATTTAAAACACGTtaaggagctgtgtgtgtgtgtgtgtgtgtgtgtgtgtgtgtgtgtgtgtgtgtgtgtgtgtgtgtgtgtgtgtgtgcagcaggcCACACGCTGCAGGCCTGCAGCTTCACCGCCGTGTTCACATGAAccattaaaataatcataaacagATCCACTGAATCCTGTTGATGATTTCAATATTAATGTTTCCTCACTGATCAGATGAGACTCTGTTTAAACTCATAATGATCCATATtaatgtctcacacacacattaacacacatacacacacacacacactccgtcCTGCAGCTGCACGTGAGCCTCTCAGGTGAGCTCAtattaaatgtgttattattattattattattattgttattattatcagtttTAATATTTGGGTTCATTTTTCCCTCCCGCAGATGTGATCCGGTCAAATTAATTCAGGTATCGATTATTCACATGGTGATCTGTGCAGCGCCGGGTCTCGTGGTAATAATTGATTTTATCGATTGGTTAGAGATgagaaggaaataaaaaaagagggggAGCTGACAACCagaaaaaggaaggaaaacaaacacagtgtcATTATGATAGATTTTACAAGTATTCATTGTAAACGAGAttactgttaaaatgttaaacaggcagaacacaaaaatacattcatgcaTTTTcttagaaatatatatatttttccctttttgtttattttctatttttatttgtgtcgTTTGTACTGCAGTAAACACACATAACCAACACATACAatcatttaaatgtgtttaaagaaatataatttccactgacacacacactgataatccAGGACTGTGAGCTGCTGTTTATAATAAATCTCAtgaggataaaataaagatttcaATACTGAGACACTGTAAATAaagctaaaaaataaaatataaatgatggtaattattattttatcagaAATCAGATGAGGATTTGTTGCAGGTAAGTTTCCACTTAAAATgaatttgctttggtttttgatcaaatatcatatgaagaaaaatgaaaatgaggcaAAGTGCTGCAACACATAAGAACTTaaatactaaaaataaaaaaataagaaataaaaatgcaaagatgaTTTTAAAAGGTATATTATATCTTAACATAGATATGTAAAATATAGATGTTATGGAATCAGCTGCAGGAGGTGCAGAAATATTAATATAAGAGGATGTGAAAACTCCAGAGGAGCATCAGACTGTCGTGTCAGTTTAACACCTTTTTAAATCTCATATTTGCAGAGTTGAACTTCGCACCTGCAGCTGCACAAATAATCTTCACTGTACAActtttatattaaaaacaaaagctgaaaCGTCACAAAGTGAAacacctgcagcagctgctcagcTCACTTTATCACATTAAATATAATCAGACTGGATAAAACTTTACAGACGCTCTTTTTAATTTACGTTtgcttttaaataaagtttaaaaagagCGGAGAGGCACCCTGAGGAAATGAACATGTTGTTACCTTTAAGCAGAAATTTAAGAATAAACACGAGGACAAACAGGTGTGCGGATGGACTCTGAAAGAGAAGTGTGGACAGTGTTTCCTCTTCATGTGTGACATCACACCTCACAGCTGACCCGAGGCATCACGGGAAACtaaatacatgtatttatttccaGCTGCTGATGTTCAGTTAAAACATCGTGTCTGAGGCAGCAACACGAACAACAAGTGAAACTGCAGCAAATAtcagtgaataaaaataaataaaattacaccTGATGGAAACGTTTCGTTTGTCTTCAGTTTTCAGAGACATGATGAACACATGAGGTTTTTATCTCTGCAGCATatattcagatttatttatttacagatattttcctgctgaagtttgtttacagtttgtgaCGTTTGTTGAACGAGATAAAAACTTCTgtttgcttttcaaaataaaagctgaaattatGTTGACTGTCCGAAAcgttgtgttttatgtgtgtgtgtgtttaaatgtgacAATAAATGAGATGTGAAAttaatctgtgtttgtgttttgcgtGTATTATGGTctgtacactgtgtgtgtgtgtgtgtgtgtgtgtgtgtgtgtgtgattgaatAATGCATTGGAGATTAGGTGAAAACAAAAACGACCCAAAactctgcatcatcatcatcatcatcacaacatGGCGGTTACTAGCCTAATTTATTTTGGAagttaaatgtaataataaaaataataaaaataatattaatacagTTTGATTTGCTTCTtcagatgaaaacatgaaattcaccataaacacactgattctcttcttcttcttcttcttcttcttcttcttcttcttcttcttcttcttgtcatttagattctttttgtttttccgcagctgcaaacaggaagtcaaTATCTCATTCAAAACTGCAGCCGTGCGCGTGCGCTCCATGTGTTATCATTAAGCAATAAGTGATGACGTTTAGCCGCTGATTAAACAGCAGATTTGAGGTGTGAAGGCccggatgtgtgtgtgtgtgtttgtcctgttgctgcagctgcagctcggGGACGTCTGCGGGCCTTCATGGGGCCAACACGCACACATGCGCGTCCATGCTGCAGAACACACCGAGCTCCTGATCAGATTCATTATAAATATGAATACATGAATGTTGTCTCTTCCTGTCAGAGAGCAGCCGCCTCCTCCCGTCACTCCTTCATCACCAcgagacaaacacacacctctggGTTGCTCTGTTTACTCTGCATGTCCACTTTAAGGTCACAGCGATGtcccctgacctctgacctcctccacTGGCTGCTTGTAATATCGGTGATGCAGGGTTTGACGCGCGTCCCTGAGGATGGGAGCATCAGCTAAATGGTTCATATGTGAACACGCTCAGTATTGGCTTCAGATTAAAAGCTTATTGTGCAGCCGCGACACTCACAGTCACTCTGCATGAGCGCCGAGGATAAAGACATGGACAGTATTTATGGACATAATGGAGGCTCCTGATGCTCCGCTGTAAGTCCCTGTGAGCAGACACATGGCTGAGATGTAAATGTTTTGGCtgccatgatgatgatgatgatgatggtgatgatgagctCATTGTGCACAAATTCATCAgttaaaaacaatttatttttcatcataaCTCCTGATGATATTTTAGAtcgtaagtgtgtgtgtgcatgtgttgacaGAGCGGGGCCCGGGGCCGTGAACGCCCCGCCGGGTGTCGGTGTGTACAGTCGGGCGCTCCGCAGCTCCAGTGTCAGCCTCCCTTCTCGGGTTTTGCAGCCACAGAAGGTGAACTTTCACCCCGACCTCCAAAAGGACCTTTTATTTTCGCTCTGTAGCCGTTGACCATTTTACCTCCAGCTACTCGCCATCCAAACACGCATCCCTCCGTGCTGGCTGCGCGCGGAGCGGATCGATAGGGCAGCATCTGCTCCGGGAAGCCGGCGGTCCCACACCGCGCACCGCTCCGCTGTTTCCAAACGCCAGAACTGCTCATCTCTGAAAATTAAACTGACAGACAGATATGATTAGTATGCGCTCTGCCTCCCTGCCTCTGACCGACTGTCTGTGCGTCTTTCTCTGAGGCCGGCGCGCGCGCAAACACGCACGCACAGGCCTGAGCATACAGACTACATGTATATTTATGCTCCTCACATGCACGCACAGGCGCCAGTAAACAGACATTAACGCGCGCGAGCATGCATGCACTCAAATCTGCGCAGGTGCACGTgcacgctctcacacacacactgatcacatgtTAGACGCAGATTCAGACGTGCATATTGCACAGTAAATTTACACAAAGTGACACTAAGTGGATTCTCTTAcacgtgcacgcacacacgAGCACACGCTGCCAGCAGCCCGGGCCTGCAgtgtgtctgcagcagcaggTCGAGGGTCTTTAGGAATAAAAAGGGTCGCATTGATCTTGTTGAGGGACTTTCAGACTCAAGTGTTGGCGGTGTGAGTGAATGGAGGCGCGTGCTGAGTGCTGATTAAGAGCTGAGAGAAACACGAGCGTCACTTGACAGCATTTATTCCTGAAAGGTGGCGCGAGACGAGCCAGAGAGAAATCATGTAAAATCCTTCAGGAATGTTTGGCGCTAAAAATAAAGGAATCCAGGATGAGGCCTGGTGGAGAGCGCGCGCACAGCAGAGTGCACGTGGGTGGGGTGTTTTTTCCTGGAGTCAAATTTACATAGTTATATATTCACCtttatttcctttaaaaatcatcTCAGTCCTGCTGTGATGTTAGAAATtaaaccgtgtgtgtgtgtgtgtgtgtgtgtgtgtgtgtgtgttatatccCGTCCCAtctccacctcacacacacacacacacacacacacacacacacacacacacctcgcaGCACTTTTGTTCCAGGaaacagaacaaacacacagtagCTGCAGTTTGTGAAAACCCATTGATGAGCTCCAACACGAGCCGAGAGCAGGGTGTGCGCGCACAAATCATAAGTCGTGCATGCAATCAGCTGAAGAAGGTTTAACCTGTGGGGTTATGAGAAAGGAGCATctccacctccacacctcccCCGCCCCGtcacccctccccctccctcctcccccccgGAGAGAAAGGGTTAATTGGAGTAGGAATTTCATCGCACATCTGTCAGATTTTTAAGGCCGTGACGCACTGAAAGCAGAGAGTCAATGTGAgcaagggggaggaggaggaggaggagaaggagaaagagttGGTGGTGAGATCGATGAAGTGgcaggcagagggaggaggaggaggaaaatcTCACGAgataatgaaagaaaaagaggagagctgctagtggagaaaaaaacgaGGCTAGACCCGGAGATTTTTTGGAGTGGAAAACAAAGACCGAGAAACGGGACCGAGCAGAGCGGGAGAGAGCTCGGTGTGCAGCCGCAGATGGTTTTTGCACTCTGCTTTTGGTGAATGTAGCACCCCGGGGCGCAGCGGAGCAATTGTGTGGATCTGCAGGGCTGCTCGGCGACACAATCGGAGACATGCACAGGACGGACAACAGCCGCGGACGCGCTCTGAGAAGTGGATCATAAAGGTAGGATTGTGGGGCTGTGTGAAGCCGCACGtcgctgtttgtgtgtctggatCGTCGCCTCGCTTCGTAGTTAGTTAACGCATCGTTCACATTCATTACATGTGCTGTGAATATGCAAACGCACCTAATACGCACTAATGTTGTGCGCCTCGCACGCGCGCTACTTGTGTGTCGCTAACTTTGCATAAAGAGGGAAAATGGCATGTTTGAGGATTTTAGATTTGAAGTGATTCAAACAgtgatgtctgtgttttcttGGTGCGTTCGCGGGATGTGTGAGGAGAGATGACCCAGAGGcttctctctgttgttgtttgggATGCACGAGTGTAAATGAGTCTTTAATGCTGAACACTGAAACGTTATTTCCTCTCTGCACCGATGAAAGTTGAATGTGAGCCTGTCTTGTCTCACGCAGGCACAAAGCGAGGCTTCTGCCGAGGAACACAGCTGAGCACCAAAGACACCAGAGAGCTGCTGATGCACAAGAGAGAATAAAATCTCAGTAAAAGCTCCTGATGCTTCTGCAAACTGCTTCTCTGGGAGTTTGAGGGAGTTTGAAGACAGTACTTAACGTTATCAGATAATTAATTAGACACCCCATAAGCCCGGAAATCAATTAATTCACAAATCAATAAATCCATAGTCTGGTGTAACAAGAGAGCTGCAGACTGTTGGCCCCGCTGctcaacaacaataacaagagACGAGCAACAACACACAGGGGCCACAAACACACGCTTATTTGTTGAAAGTGAAGATGGATGGGAGTCTCGGGGAGATGTCCCTCCACAGCCACGCTGATCTGGCTCACAGTCAGGACGGCAGGGCCATGCTGCACACGCGGGACCTTTCAGCTGCTTTCCCCAGGCCCTCCCTCGGGGGCCCCTCCATGTCTCTGGAGCCCGAGCCCCGTCCGCCGGGCTTCGACCACTCCATGTCGGCACTGGGATACAGCGGCGACTCCCCGTCCAGCACCGGCAGCACCTACACCACCCTGACCCCCCTGCAGCCCTTTGATGACAAgttccaccaccaccaccatcaccaccccTGCCTCCCCGTCAGCAACGTCATCGGCAGCTTCACCCTCATGCGTGAGGACCGAGGCCTCGGCACCAACTTCTACAACCCCTACGGCAAGGACCTGGCCATGTCCCAGAGCCTGTCGCCCCCCTCCTCGGGCTCAGGCCTGGCCTCCTCCATGCACGGCTACGGCAGCTTGGGCAACAGCCCCAATGGCAACGCTGGTCAGATGCTCCACGCCGGCTACGACGTCCACGGGGGGAGCCTCTTCTGCCGGACGTCGGATTTTGGCCGCGAGATGTCGCCACCGGGCCTGGGAGGAGGCGACGTGTCGGTGGGGCATCAGCTGAACAAAATGGAGGCTCACCAGCACGCCCCGGGCCACCACCCTCACATCTACAGCCAGCACTACCAGCCCCACCACCACCCGAGCCAGCAGGCCTCCAAGATGGGCGAGCACCTGCACTCCTCATCGTCCACCTCGTCCTTGCCCGGCGAGGGCATGCTGCCGGGCGCGCAGGGCAGCGGAGGCGGCGGGGAGGAGATCAACACCAGGGACGTGGCCCAGAGGATCATCACCGAGCTGAAGAGGTACAGCATCCCCCAGGCCATCTTCGCCGAGAGGGTTCTGTGTAGGTCACAGGGCACGCTGTCTGACCTCCTGAGGAACCCCAAGCCCTGGGGCAAGCTCAAGTCCGGCCGTGAGACCTTTAAGAGGATGTCCCGCTGGCTGCAGGAGCCCGAGTTTCAAAGAATGGCCTCGCTCCGGCTGGAGGGTAAGATCTGgctttgctctctctctgcctcacacacacacacacacacacgtatgtacacactgtgctcatacagaaaccacaacaacaaacacacactctctctctctctctctcccccagtTTTCCCCAAACACCTTCCTTCTCCATGTCTTCCAAAAAAAATCTCCTCTCCAGCAATCAGTATGCAGCTCAGGCTGAGACATGAGGAAAAGCAAAAGCATCATCCTGATGTTTCTCTTCTTCACAGCGCTGTGGATGTAGCACTGCTTCATCTATTGTCTCAGCAGCCTGATAACAACAACTTAGCAGCACATTGAGACAGTTTGAGCAGAGAGGGGCCATATGTGCCGTTCCTTTGTTTACTTTGCTCCCAAACAGCTCCTATTGATCTGTACAGTAGCTACAATAAAAAAGCCACAGACATTTGCCCTCCTCCTAAACCAAGCATGAAGATCAGCACGAGCAGCGCTTGGCAATTTAATCGCTTTTGAGCCCACAAAATAATTTGTGCAGATATGCCATTCTGGAGCGATTGATTAATTCTAGCAGTGATTTATATCTGCTCGGCGTGCGGCTGAAGTTGAGTTGGCAAGGTAGCTGATGCAAATTAGACTTGAGCTTTTGCCAGACGTCTTTTATCAACGTCGTCACTGAGGCAATTACTGCGAGGCTAAATACAAACGCTGTCCTGCTCGGAGGCTCGCAGCATCCTGAGAGTCCTCATATGTGGAAAACAAGAGGTTGTTGCAGGACTGGAGGCTGCTGTAATGTGTAGTGCTGCATCCATTAGTCAGTGGGCAGAAAATTAATTGCATCTATTCAGATAAGCGATTTATAAAAGTCAGTTATTGAGCAAATTCAAGCAAATTTCTATCATTTTATATTCAGAacattttttggttttgttaatcagacaaaatcaatttaaagaaaacatttaattttttaatgtttccatattttctgacattttaaaaacttaaatgacGACTTGGAAAATTACTACAGAAATTAATCAAATGGTTGAATCAGTATTTATCAAGGTATCACAGGCTAGAGATTTTTTTGAAAGGCACATTGTAATCTGCTGCTTGACATTTAATATTCTTTGGGGATGTGGATTGAAGACACGACAGCACGCTGTACAGTGCCGTGTTACAGTGTTGTCCCTCCACAGGGACCGAGGGCCCATCTGATACACGCAGCACAGAAAGAGATCCAAGTGAACACAGTAATATGAGACGAGCAtacacgagtgtgtgtgtgtgtgtgtgtgtgtgtgtgtgtttcactgcGGGGGTCTGTGAGGAGTACGTGTGTGTGAGCCTGCCCAGTTGATCACTGCTTTTCGCTCTCTGTCAGCAGCTCGACTGATTAAGCCCAACAACACAATGGAGTTCATAGGTAATGATTGTGCACTCTTGCAATCCCTTCACAATTATTGATCTTTGATTGTTTGGCTCTGAGAGCACATGTGTACATCCTCCATTCAGCAAAACGTTGCAGCAATCACAGCCAAACCCTCTTATCTAAAGATGACTTATCTGCGGGTTTGTTCTGTAATTTGACAGAGATGTTGTTTGATGAATCTAATCCTGAAAGCTTTGTATGGAGAACGCCTCCTGCTGTCACACACAGACCTGATCATCTCCCTCCTTTGTTCTCTGGAGCAGATTCCTCATCATCAGTCTCTTTATTTGTTTCTTCATCTttacaaacattattttaacGAGTCATTGTCCGAGAAGCCGATCAATCAGGCTCATAAAAAATTAAAGTCCCTACACAGAGCAGCGTGCTAATGTTTGACAATGCTGCTCTCGCTGCTCCCACACACTCTGAAATTGCATATTTAGTTCTTGGCAAAGCCACAATTTGGACAGCTCGGCACTTTTCTACATAACCTACTTTCCGAAgggggttgttgtttttttccccccctggCCAACCCCCTTTTGTTTAATTACAAGCCTCTATTGATTTCCATGGGAAAGAGCAGCACGCCTTGCCCACACACACCTCGGCCGCATCCGCGAATCGAGACTGGAATTAGAATGCGCGGTGCCCTGTGCTCCTCAGTCTGAAGATAGCTCAAGTGCTCTCTGCTTCACGCCTCAAGTTTTAAGATGATCCTCCTTAATGCAGCACTCGCTTAAATACATAGAAGGCCCTTCAGTGTCAGTCAGCAGCACCCAGTTATTTCCATAACTGTGTCTCTGATATATGGAGGGCTGCAGAGCTCGCTCAGTCTGGATGCTCGGTAATTATGGGAtgtagctgctgccattttgtcttttcaaataATTGTCTTTCTGCAGAGACATTTTGCTAAAACACGGAGGAGGTGATCCCTCAGATTTATCCGCAGtatcttgtttttgtgtgtgtgtgtgtgtgtgtgtgtgtgtgcgtgtgtatgctCTATGGATTACTGCACTGTATATGAGATGCATCTCTAGCCCAACCTCAGGCTGTGGAGGAGGCAATCAGGATTTAGTCGGAGAAGGAGGCAGGATAAAGACCACACAGCCGTGCTCCGACACTTAAAGTCAAGGAGTGGGGGATCAGAGCCTATAACTTTAAAGATGATGGCCGAAGCCCTTGACTAAAGGTCTAAATGAATAAGAAAGGTCAA is part of the Epinephelus fuscoguttatus linkage group LG8, E.fuscoguttatus.final_Chr_v1 genome and harbors:
- the onecutl gene encoding one cut domain, family member, like; translated protein: MDGSLGEMSLHSHADLAHSQDGRAMLHTRDLSAAFPRPSLGGPSMSLEPEPRPPGFDHSMSALGYSGDSPSSTGSTYTTLTPLQPFDDKFHHHHHHHPCLPVSNVIGSFTLMREDRGLGTNFYNPYGKDLAMSQSLSPPSSGSGLASSMHGYGSLGNSPNGNAGQMLHAGYDVHGGSLFCRTSDFGREMSPPGLGGGDVSVGHQLNKMEAHQHAPGHHPHIYSQHYQPHHHPSQQASKMGEHLHSSSSTSSLPGEGMLPGAQGSGGGGEEINTRDVAQRIITELKRYSIPQAIFAERVLCRSQGTLSDLLRNPKPWGKLKSGRETFKRMSRWLQEPEFQRMASLRLEACKRKEQEQSKLERNQGPKRTRLVFTDLQRRTLMAIFRENHRPTKELQVTISQQLGLELSTVSNFFMNARRRNVNKWADEGRPSSTGSSGSSVSSSAVSCSTA